The window ACAACGACATGGTTTACATGGAAAAATACCTGGAAAACCCACGCCATATCGAAATTCAGGTATTGGCCGACGGCCAGGGCAACGCCATCTATCTGGCCGAGCGCGACTGCTCCATGCAGCGCCGCCACCAGAAAGTGGTCGAAGAGGCGCCGGCGCCGGGCATCACCAGCGAAATGCGCCGTTACATCGGCGAGCGCTGCTCGAAAGCCTGTGTGGAAATCGGCTACCGCGGCGCGGGCACCTTCGAGTTCCTGTATGAAAACGGCGAGTTCTATTTCATCGAAATGAACACCCGTATTCAGGTGGAACACCCGGTTACCGAAATGATCACCGGCGTGGATCTGATCAAAGAGCAGCTGCGCATCGCTGCCGGTCAGCCGCTGTCGATCAAACAGGACGAGGTGAAGATCCACGGCCACGCGGTAGAATGCCGCATCAACGCCGAAGATCCGAACACCTTCCTGCCGAGCCCGGGCAAGATCACCCGTTTCCATGCGCCAGGCGGTTTCGGCGTGCGTTGGGAATCTCATATTTACGCCGGTTATACCGTACCGCCGTACTATGATTCCATGATTGGCAAACTGATCACCTTCGGTGAAAACCGCGACGTGGCGATTGCCCGCATGAAGAACGCCCTGGCTGAGCTGATCATCGATGGCATCAAAACCAACGTTGAGCTGCAGCAGAAGATCATGAGCGACGAAAACTTCCAGCACGGTGGCACCAACATCCACTACCTGGAGAAGAAGCTGGGTCTGCAGGAAACCTAAGGCAGGCAATGCACTTCGCCTGACGGAAGGCCGGTTAATCACCGGCCTTTTTCTTTACTGCTTTGGGTCACTCAAGGGATGATCAAATCCATAATAGTTGTATACCCTAAATAATTGGAGTTGCATCAAGGCGGCAAGGGAGCGCATCCCGATGAGCTTACCGGAGTAAGCGATTCGGGTAAGTGAGCGCAACCAACACAGAGGCAGCTTCAAGTATGACGGGTATATTGGAGAAACGGATGGACACACGTTTTATACAAGCCCACCGCGAGGCGCGCTGGGCGCTGGGCCTGACGCTGCTGTACCTGCTGGCCTGGTCGCTGGCGGCCTATCTGCCGGACAGCGCCTTCGGCGTCACCGGCCTGCCGCACTGGTTCGAAATGGCCTGCCTGCTGGTGCCGCTGCTGTTTATCGGCCTGTGCTGGCTGATGGTGCGCGTGGTATTCCGTGATATTTCGCTGGAGGACGGCGATGCAAACTGAAGTGATCCTGCCGCTGATCGCCTACCTGCTGCTGGTGTTCGGCCTGTCGGTTTACGCCTACAGCCGCCGCCAAAGCGGCAATTTTCTCAGCGAGTACTTCCTCGGCAACCGCTCGATGGGCGGCTTTGTGCTGGCAATGACCCTGACCGCCACCTATATCAGCGCCAGCTCGTTCATAGGCGGCCCCGGCGCCGCTTATAAATACGGCCTGGGCTGGGTGCTGCTGGCGATGATCCAGCTGCCGGCGGTGTGGCTGTCGCTCGGCGTACTGGGCAAGAAGTTCGCCATTCTGGCGCGGCGCTATAACGCCATCACCCTCAACGACATGCTGTACGGCCGCTACCAGAGCCGCCTGCTGGTGTGGCTGGCCAGCCTGAGCCTGCTGGTGGCGTTCCTCGGCGCGATGACGGTGCAGTTTATCGGCGGCGCTCGCCTGCTGGAAACCGCCGCCGGCATCCCCTACGACACCGGTTTGCTGATCTTCGGCATCAGCATCGCGCTCTACACCGCCTTCGGCGGCTTCCGCGCCAGCGTGCTGAACGACGCCATGCAGGGCCTGGTGATGCTGCTCGGCACCGTATTGCTGCTGGTGGCGGTGATCCACGCCGCCGGCGGGTTGCACAGCGCGGTGGACAAGCTGCAGCAGATCGACCCGGCGCTGGTGTCGCCGCAGGGCGGCGATCGGATCCTCAGCCTGCCGTTTATGGCCTCGTTCTGGATCCTGGTGTGCTTCGGGGTGATCGGCCTGCCGCACACCGCGGTGCGTTGCATCTCCTATAAGGACAGCAAGGCGGTGCACCGCGGCATCATCCTCGGCACCCTGGTGGTGGCGGTGCTGATGTTCGGCATGCATCTGGCCGGCGCGCTGGGCCGCGCGGTGCTGCCGGATCTGAAGATCCCCGATCAGGTGATCCCGACGCTGATGATCACCGTGCTGCCGCCTTATGCCGCCGGCATCTTCCTGGCGGCGCCGATGGCGGCAATTATGTCGACCATCAACGCCCAACTGCTGCAATCCTCCGCGACCATCATCAAGGATCTGTACCTGGGCGTGCGGCCGCAGCAGATGCAGAACGAGCGGATGATCAAGCGCTTCTCCAGCCTGACTACCCTGATCCTCGGCCTGCTGGTGCTGCTGGCGGCCTGGCGGCCACCGGAAATGATCATCTGGCTGAACCTGCTGGCCTTCGGCGGGCTGGAGGCGGTGTTCCTGTGGCCGCTGGTGCTGGGGCTGTACTGGGAGCGCGCCAATGCGCAGGGCGCCCTTAGCTCAATGGTGTCGGGTGCGTTATGCTATACGCTATTGGCCAGCTTCAACCTGCAGCCGGCGGGGCTGCACCCTATCGTGCCCTCGCTGTTGCTCAGCCTGCTGGCGTTTTATTTCGGTAACCTCGTCGGCGAAAAGCGCCGGGCGGCGTCATCATTACCTTCTTGAAGAGAATTGCTATGCCTTGGATCCAACTCAAACTCAACACCACCGGCAGCCAGGCGGAAGACCTGAGCGACGCACTGGTGGAAAGCGGCGCGGTATCGGTGACCTTCCAGGACACTCACGATAACCCGGTGTTCGAGCCGCTGCCGGGCGAAACCCTGCTATGGGGCGATACCGACGTGATCGGCCTGTACGACGCCGAAACCGACATGGCCGAAGTGGTGGCGATGCTGGAACAGCACCCGCTGCTGGGCGCCGGTTTCCGCCACAGGGTTGAACAACTGGAAGACAAGGACTGGGAGCGCGAATGGATGGACAACTTCCACCCGATGCGCTTCGGCGAACGCCTGTGGATCTGCCCGAGCTGGCGCGACGTGCCCGATCCGAACGCCGTTAACGTGATGCTCGATCCGGGCCTGGCGTTCGGTACCGGCACCCACCCGACCACCGCACTCTGCCTGCAGTGGCTGGACGGCCTCGATTTGGCGGGCAAAACCGTCATCGACTTCGGCTGCGGCTCCGGCATCCTGGCGATTGCCG is drawn from Serratia entomophila and contains these coding sequences:
- a CDS encoding YhdT family protein; protein product: MDTRFIQAHREARWALGLTLLYLLAWSLAAYLPDSAFGVTGLPHWFEMACLLVPLLFIGLCWLMVRVVFRDISLEDGDAN
- the panF gene encoding sodium/pantothenate symporter; amino-acid sequence: MQTEVILPLIAYLLLVFGLSVYAYSRRQSGNFLSEYFLGNRSMGGFVLAMTLTATYISASSFIGGPGAAYKYGLGWVLLAMIQLPAVWLSLGVLGKKFAILARRYNAITLNDMLYGRYQSRLLVWLASLSLLVAFLGAMTVQFIGGARLLETAAGIPYDTGLLIFGISIALYTAFGGFRASVLNDAMQGLVMLLGTVLLLVAVIHAAGGLHSAVDKLQQIDPALVSPQGGDRILSLPFMASFWILVCFGVIGLPHTAVRCISYKDSKAVHRGIILGTLVVAVLMFGMHLAGALGRAVLPDLKIPDQVIPTLMITVLPPYAAGIFLAAPMAAIMSTINAQLLQSSATIIKDLYLGVRPQQMQNERMIKRFSSLTTLILGLLVLLAAWRPPEMIIWLNLLAFGGLEAVFLWPLVLGLYWERANAQGALSSMVSGALCYTLLASFNLQPAGLHPIVPSLLLSLLAFYFGNLVGEKRRAASSLPS
- the prmA gene encoding 50S ribosomal protein L11 methyltransferase; its protein translation is MPWIQLKLNTTGSQAEDLSDALVESGAVSVTFQDTHDNPVFEPLPGETLLWGDTDVIGLYDAETDMAEVVAMLEQHPLLGAGFRHRVEQLEDKDWEREWMDNFHPMRFGERLWICPSWRDVPDPNAVNVMLDPGLAFGTGTHPTTALCLQWLDGLDLAGKTVIDFGCGSGILAIAALKLGAARAIGIDIDPQAIQASRDNAQRNGVSERLELYLPKDQPADLLADVVVANILAGPLRELAPLIGCLPKSGGHLGLSGVLASQAASVAEAYVDKFKLDPVAEREEWCRITGRRK
- the accC gene encoding acetyl-CoA carboxylase biotin carboxylase subunit, with product MLDKIVIANRGEIALRILRACKELGIKTVAVHSTADRDLKHVLLADETVCIGPAPSVKSYLNIPAIISAAEITGAVAIHPGYGFLSENADFAEQVERSGFIFIGPKAETIRLMGDKVSAINAMKKAGVPCVPGSDGPLTDDMDKNRAFAKRIGYPVIIKASGGGGGRGMRVVRSDKDLEQSINMTKAEAKAAFNNDMVYMEKYLENPRHIEIQVLADGQGNAIYLAERDCSMQRRHQKVVEEAPAPGITSEMRRYIGERCSKACVEIGYRGAGTFEFLYENGEFYFIEMNTRIQVEHPVTEMITGVDLIKEQLRIAAGQPLSIKQDEVKIHGHAVECRINAEDPNTFLPSPGKITRFHAPGGFGVRWESHIYAGYTVPPYYDSMIGKLITFGENRDVAIARMKNALAELIIDGIKTNVELQQKIMSDENFQHGGTNIHYLEKKLGLQET